From Suncus etruscus isolate mSunEtr1 chromosome 6, mSunEtr1.pri.cur, whole genome shotgun sequence, one genomic window encodes:
- the LOC126010901 gene encoding olfactory receptor 1J4-like, with product MKEENETSVSEFLLLGLPIQPEHLALNFTLFLIMYLTTVLGNLLIIPLIRMDSRLHTPMYFFLSVLAFNDVSLSSVTVPKMLVDMQSNHKSIPYSGCISQVYFLIFFACTDNFLLAVMAYDRYVAICQPLHYNTIMKQERCVSLVAWSWFFSFLHALLHTLLLVQVSFCGDITIHHFFCELTAVLEISCSDTSFNKLVIFIEGGMLFYIPFFSIVGSYICIWATVLRNPSTKRFFKVLSTCGSHLIVVSLFYGTIAEVYFFSSASIPGNKDIVASVMYMIVTPMLNPFIYSIRNKDIKQALKLFADKVKFCKSSKLG from the coding sequence ATGAAGGAAGAGAATGAGACCTCTGTTTCTGAATTCCTCCTTCTGGGACTCCCTATACAACCAGAACATCTGGCTTTGAACTTTACCCTCTTCTTGATCATGTACCTGACCACAGTTCTGGGAAATCTACTCATCATACCGCTCATCAGGATGGACTCTCGTCTCcacacccccatgtacttcttcctcagtGTCTTGGCCTTCAATGATGTGTCTCTATCATCTGTCACTGTGCCCAAAATGTTGGTGGACATGCAGAGTAATCACAAGTCCATCCCCTATTCAGGGTGCATTTCTCAggtatactttttaatattttttgcttgtACTGATAATTTCCTTCTTGCAGTGATGGCATATGACAGATATGTAGCCATCTGTCAACCTCTCCACTACAACACTATCATGAAGCAGGAGCGTTGTGTCTCATTGGTAGCTTGGTCTTGGTTCTTTAGTTTTTTACATGCTTTATTGCATACCCTCCTCTTGGTTCAAGTGTCCTTCTGTGGTGATATTACTATCCATCACTTCTTCTGTGAACTCACTGCAGTACTGGAGATAAGTTGTTCAGACACTTCATTCAACAAACTGGTCATATTCATCGAGGGAGGGATGCTTTTTTATATTCCTTTCTTCAGTATTGTGGGCTCCTATATCTGCATTTGGGCCACTGTTCTGAGGAATCCCTCTACCAAGAGATTCTTCAAAGTCCTTTCTACCTGTGGTTCCCATCTTattgttgtttctttattttatggaacAATTGCAGAAGTTTACTTTTTCTCCTCAGCATCAATTCCTGGTAATAAAGACATAGTTGCTTCTGTGATGTATATGATAGTCACACCCATGCTGAACCCTTTCATCTACAGCATTAGAAACAAAGACATAAAACAAGCCCTAAAGCTATTTGCTGATAAGGTGAAGTTCTGTAAATCAAGCAAATTAGGATGA